Proteins from one Mycobacterium sp. HUMS_12744610 genomic window:
- a CDS encoding TetR/AcrR family transcriptional regulator produces the protein MTSAATSPDAVDAASSPSATRIRAAALRLFAAQGTAATSLRTIAAAAEVSLGLVQHYFATKADLIGAVDAHVLEVVSAVMAEPVPDPPADSVAEMGRRVTALLVEQPDVVDYVVDAVVSGRPLGTVVFDGLAALGADRWNELNDLGQTRPDLDRLWAPLHPLVLVLGTLVLRPHLDRHLPQPFGTPAQMHRWEESVNALLREGHLRSGGPGAAAESSGGTDL, from the coding sequence ATGACATCAGCAGCAACGAGCCCGGACGCAGTCGATGCGGCGAGCTCGCCGAGCGCCACGCGGATCCGGGCTGCGGCACTTCGGCTCTTCGCCGCCCAGGGCACGGCGGCGACCTCGCTGCGCACGATCGCCGCCGCGGCGGAGGTTTCCCTGGGGTTGGTGCAACATTATTTCGCCACCAAAGCCGACCTCATCGGCGCCGTCGACGCCCACGTCCTCGAGGTTGTCAGTGCGGTGATGGCGGAGCCGGTCCCTGATCCGCCCGCCGACTCGGTCGCCGAGATGGGACGCCGGGTGACCGCTCTGCTAGTCGAACAGCCCGACGTCGTCGACTACGTTGTCGACGCGGTGGTCAGCGGGCGGCCGCTGGGGACGGTCGTTTTCGACGGGCTGGCCGCCCTCGGCGCCGATCGGTGGAACGAGCTCAACGACCTCGGACAGACCCGACCGGACCTGGATCGGCTGTGGGCGCCGCTGCATCCCCTGGTCCTGGTCCTGGGCACCCTGGTTCTGCGTCCTCACCTCGACCGTCACCTTCCGCAACCGTTCGGCACGCCCGCCCAGATGCACCGCTGGGAGGAGTCGGTCAACGCGCTGCTCCGCGAAGGACACCTGCGCAGCGGCGGTCCTGGCGCCGCGGCCGAGAGCTCCGGCGGCACAGACCTTTAG
- a CDS encoding GNAT family N-acetyltransferase, translated as MPVDKTGAHATISAEEGRYTIAVDNRVVGHTSFADRGDQRVFDHTEIHPEFGGRGLATLLVEEALDDARDAGKRIVPVCSMIGTVLRKHPEFDDLTDPVTDDVLRWLRIQSSR; from the coding sequence ATGCCTGTCGACAAGACCGGCGCCCACGCCACCATCAGCGCCGAGGAGGGCCGGTACACGATTGCCGTCGACAACCGGGTCGTCGGCCACACCTCATTCGCCGACCGCGGCGACCAACGGGTGTTCGACCACACTGAGATCCACCCCGAATTCGGTGGACGCGGCCTGGCGACCCTTCTGGTGGAGGAGGCGCTCGACGACGCCCGCGATGCGGGCAAGCGCATCGTCCCGGTGTGCTCGATGATCGGCACGGTGCTGCGCAAGCATCCCGAATTCGACGACCTCACCGATCCCGTCACCGACGACGTCCTGCGGTGGCTGCGGATCCAGTCCAGCAGATAG